The Desulfomicrobium orale DSM 12838 genome includes a window with the following:
- a CDS encoding flavodoxin: protein MAKVLIVFGSTTGNTEGVAENIEKVLSGGGASVTLRNAADVTADGLTTGYDLVLFGCSTWGEEDVELQDDFVPLYENLEKADLSGKKVAVFGCGDTSYTHFCGAVDAIEKKAEGLGANIVTGSLKIDGEPVAADVEAWAKEVLAVA, encoded by the coding sequence ATGGCCAAGGTATTGATTGTATTCGGCTCGACCACGGGCAATACGGAAGGAGTGGCTGAGAACATCGAGAAAGTTCTGTCGGGAGGCGGTGCATCCGTCACCCTGCGCAATGCGGCGGATGTGACGGCGGACGGCTTGACCACCGGCTATGATCTGGTGCTTTTTGGCTGCTCCACCTGGGGCGAGGAAGACGTCGAGTTGCAGGATGACTTCGTTCCTCTTTACGAGAATCTGGAGAAGGCCGATCTCTCGGGCAAGAAAGTAGCGGTATTTGGCTGCGGAGACACTTCCTATACACATTTCTGCGGAGCGGTGGACGCCATCGAGAAGAAGGCCGAAGGTCTTGGGGCGAATATCGTAACCGGCTCCCTGAAGATCGACGGCGAGCCCGTGGCCGCGGATGTGGAGGCGTGGGCCAAGGAAGTTCTGGCCGTAGCCTGA
- a CDS encoding DUF2325 domain-containing protein, with protein MNMFVEALSGSGGIDAVTYAPQRKKIWEMDQVFRCPVVGMCLSVKEQRLLCRKVGAGVQVKSDFGIHEMIVATMNGENPLSRKLENMLAKKYEASCSIYLDMAEADFLDCWHRALESGDYGGLLWAAAVRPLSNTALVDVFGSLHMAMHEHAKMYCDLKRAREAAEEKYLQLKGGVRENEKQRRTLHSENEQLRESLARTREQLEELRHERDDAVSRIATAPEEKSEAVQTRMDEMQEEIAALRKQVEEKDLELLQLTGQFLDLEEERDSLREEVEAHRAVAAAMHDAVPEAEVPEGCSCSPDCPSYDLCKKRILIVGGIERMESAYRKLVEERGGILEYHAGHMKSGGRALENSVQRADLVLCPVNCNSHGACLMVKNLGKKYKKPVHMLPNFSLSTLARTVEEIHSTN; from the coding sequence ATGAATATGTTTGTTGAGGCACTGAGCGGTTCCGGCGGGATTGATGCCGTGACGTATGCGCCGCAGAGAAAAAAAATATGGGAAATGGATCAGGTTTTCCGCTGCCCGGTGGTGGGCATGTGTCTGAGTGTGAAAGAGCAGCGCCTGTTGTGCCGCAAGGTTGGTGCCGGAGTACAGGTCAAGTCGGATTTCGGGATTCACGAGATGATCGTGGCGACCATGAACGGCGAGAATCCGCTTTCCCGGAAGCTGGAGAATATGCTGGCCAAAAAGTACGAAGCGTCCTGTTCCATCTATCTGGACATGGCTGAAGCGGATTTTCTGGATTGCTGGCACCGGGCTCTCGAATCGGGGGATTACGGCGGCCTGCTGTGGGCGGCGGCCGTGCGGCCGCTCAGTAATACCGCGTTGGTGGATGTCTTTGGCTCTTTGCATATGGCCATGCACGAGCACGCCAAGATGTATTGCGACCTGAAGAGGGCCCGGGAGGCAGCCGAGGAAAAATATCTTCAGCTTAAGGGTGGCGTCAGGGAAAACGAAAAGCAGCGCCGCACGCTTCATTCCGAAAATGAGCAGCTGCGCGAGTCTTTGGCGCGCACCAGAGAGCAGCTGGAAGAGCTCCGGCATGAAAGGGATGACGCCGTTTCGCGGATAGCCACAGCTCCTGAGGAGAAGAGCGAGGCCGTTCAGACCCGGATGGACGAGATGCAGGAGGAGATCGCCGCTCTCAGAAAGCAGGTCGAAGAGAAGGATCTCGAGCTGCTGCAACTGACCGGGCAGTTTTTGGATCTGGAGGAAGAACGTGATTCGTTGCGGGAAGAAGTGGAGGCCCACCGGGCTGTGGCCGCGGCCATGCACGATGCGGTGCCGGAGGCGGAAGTGCCGGAAGGATGCAGCTGCTCCCCCGATTGCCCTTCATATGATCTGTGTAAGAAGCGTATTCTCATTGTGGGTGGCATTGAGCGCATGGAGTCAGCGTACCGCAAGCTCGTGGAGGAACGCGGCGGAATTCTCGAATACCACGCGGGACATATGAAATCCGGCGGCAGAGCACTGGAAAACAGCGTACAGCGGGCGGATCTGGTACTGTGCCCGGTCAACTGCAACAGTCACGGAGCCTGTCTCATGGTCAAAAATCTGGGAAAGAAATACAAGAAGCCTGTGCATATGCTGCCTAATTTCAGTCTGAGCACCCTTGCCCGGACAGTGGAAGAGATACACAGTACAAATTAG
- a CDS encoding helix-turn-helix domain-containing protein: MRTKKDTRLGTEQSDLADKIRELRSKLGMTQEQFAAKVGVTFSTVNRWESGKSKPSPLAMRQIEELMERT, encoded by the coding sequence ATGAGAACTAAAAAAGATACGAGGCTTGGGACTGAGCAGAGCGATCTGGCAGATAAGATCAGAGAGTTACGTTCCAAACTGGGCATGACTCAGGAGCAGTTCGCTGCCAAGGTCGGGGTTACTTTCTCAACCGTTAACCGCTGGGAGAGCGGTAAGAGCAAGCCTTCGCCTTTGGCCATGCGCCAGATCGAAGAGCTGATGGAGCGTACATAG
- a CDS encoding BREX system ATP-binding domain-containing protein, which yields MQPNEARRVIESLRKGIPPDGFVRDFTVGRREEIKELQRHLSDAGGTALLLKANYGAGKSHLIRFIREEALEQRFAVSVVTLDSSSAIRFNRMDQIFGAICRNIETPDRCHTKGIRCLLDALKDQIHAKSGGPFWNDLSNGWKWDYSERLDSPALFVAIRAWATGNAKACDLIEDWLLNPWQYRGQRKRLYTHLVENMRKHFRDSRPEWKFYADEVFMFHTGGYAQSWAALRDLERLACAVGLKGLVILFDEFEDVITNLRNVAHQEVAFWNLFHFYSGKQFPGKTFYAVTPGFVEKCKIRLLQKGRWDMDLSMFDALPKFEMSPLSRPHLVSLGEKIVKIHSLAYEWNGQFSVSREDLEAWMKEATTVQLQDRTRQAITTIVKRLDTLFQDAE from the coding sequence ATGCAACCCAACGAAGCGCGGCGGGTCATCGAGTCGTTACGTAAGGGAATCCCTCCGGATGGATTCGTGCGGGATTTCACTGTCGGACGCAGAGAGGAAATCAAAGAACTTCAGCGACACCTTTCGGATGCTGGCGGAACCGCTCTATTATTGAAAGCCAACTATGGCGCGGGGAAATCCCACCTAATACGGTTTATACGCGAAGAAGCGCTCGAGCAAAGATTTGCCGTAAGCGTAGTCACTTTAGATTCGAGTTCAGCTATTCGCTTTAATCGAATGGACCAAATCTTCGGAGCCATCTGTCGTAATATTGAAACTCCAGATCGGTGCCATACAAAAGGAATTCGGTGTCTCCTCGATGCTCTCAAGGACCAAATACATGCAAAATCTGGAGGGCCGTTCTGGAATGATCTGTCGAACGGATGGAAGTGGGACTATTCCGAACGCCTCGACAGCCCAGCGCTATTTGTGGCTATACGCGCTTGGGCAACCGGCAATGCGAAGGCCTGCGATCTTATCGAGGACTGGTTGCTGAATCCTTGGCAATATAGGGGGCAAAGAAAAAGACTCTACACCCACCTCGTTGAGAATATGCGAAAACACTTTCGAGATTCAAGGCCCGAATGGAAATTCTATGCTGATGAAGTGTTCATGTTTCACACAGGGGGCTATGCACAAAGCTGGGCGGCATTACGCGACCTCGAACGTCTTGCTTGTGCTGTGGGACTAAAAGGGTTGGTCATCTTGTTTGATGAGTTTGAGGACGTGATTACGAACTTGCGCAACGTCGCGCATCAGGAGGTTGCGTTCTGGAACCTATTCCATTTCTATTCAGGAAAGCAGTTTCCTGGGAAGACGTTTTACGCCGTGACTCCAGGATTTGTTGAGAAATGCAAGATAAGACTGCTTCAGAAAGGTAGATGGGACATGGACTTGTCAATGTTTGACGCCTTACCAAAATTCGAGATGTCTCCTCTCAGTCGACCCCATTTGGTTTCGCTTGGAGAGAAGATCGTCAAAATCCACAGCTTAGCTTACGAATGGAATGGTCAATTTTCGGTGAGCCGGGAAGACCTTGAAGCCTGGATGAAAGAAGCCACAACAGTCCAATTGCAAGATAGAACACGGCAAGCTATTACAACGATAGTGAAACGGCTCGATACACTCTTTCAGGATGCGGAATGA
- a CDS encoding IS4 family transposase: protein MCGKRNHHNILPHKEILDLSHHNTLFSQTLSLIPRHVFQKLERRHKTGRSSRQFGFKEQFTVMAFIQLAARRSMRDGLRCLEAAGNRLYHWGLKNVARSTFADANNSRPVGFFKDLFAEMYGLCAAKAPKHKFRFKSKLFSLDATTIKLCLSLFPWASFRQAKGGVKVHTLLDHDGHIPAFATVTDAKTHESRIAQAMELPRGSIVVFDKGFISYPWFRILGAKGVFFVTRLKRNAVFKLLERRLVNRKTGVTSDHIIEVSSRGKSLRLRRIGYRDQETGKHYEFLTNHFRLSAKTIADIYKDRWQIELFFKEIKQNLRIKTFVGNSENAVLIQIYTALTVYLLLAYQKFLSRLGLSVQQLFQLIQLNLLGEASLDELLNPRRRKFDNSYNFKLLDYIA, encoded by the coding sequence ATGTGTGGTAAAAGAAATCACCACAACATCTTGCCACACAAGGAGATTCTGGACTTGAGTCACCATAATACACTATTCTCCCAGACGCTATCTCTGATTCCCAGACATGTTTTTCAGAAACTCGAAAGACGGCACAAAACCGGGCGCTCGTCGCGTCAATTCGGTTTCAAGGAGCAGTTCACGGTCATGGCCTTCATCCAGCTTGCCGCAAGACGTTCCATGCGCGATGGCCTGCGCTGCCTTGAGGCTGCGGGAAACCGCCTGTATCACTGGGGACTGAAAAACGTGGCCCGCTCGACCTTTGCTGACGCGAACAATTCTCGCCCCGTAGGCTTTTTCAAGGATCTGTTCGCCGAGATGTACGGCCTGTGCGCCGCAAAAGCCCCGAAGCACAAATTCCGTTTCAAATCCAAATTGTTCAGTCTGGACGCCACCACCATAAAGCTTTGCCTGTCGCTTTTTCCCTGGGCCTCGTTTCGGCAGGCCAAGGGCGGCGTCAAAGTACATACCTTGCTGGATCACGATGGCCATATCCCGGCTTTCGCAACCGTCACCGACGCCAAAACCCATGAAAGCCGCATAGCTCAGGCTATGGAGTTGCCCAGGGGCTCCATCGTGGTCTTTGACAAGGGCTTCATCAGCTATCCCTGGTTTCGGATCCTCGGGGCAAAGGGTGTCTTTTTTGTGACCCGGCTCAAGCGCAACGCCGTTTTCAAACTCCTGGAGCGCCGCCTCGTGAATCGCAAGACCGGCGTTACTTCCGATCACATCATTGAAGTCTCCAGCCGGGGAAAATCCTTACGCTTGCGCCGTATCGGCTATCGTGACCAGGAAACCGGGAAACACTACGAATTTTTGACCAACCATTTCCGGCTTTCGGCGAAAACCATCGCCGACATCTATAAAGACCGCTGGCAAATCGAGCTCTTCTTCAAGGAAATCAAACAAAATTTGCGCATAAAGACCTTCGTCGGCAACTCGGAAAACGCTGTCCTGATCCAGATTTACACGGCCCTGACGGTTTACCTGCTCCTCGCGTACCAGAAATTCCTCAGCCGTCTCGGACTCTCCGTACAGCAACTCTTCCAGCTCATTCAACTCAACCTGCTCGGCGAGGCATCCTTGGATGAACTCCTGAATCCCAGACGACGAAAATTCGATAATTCATATAACTTCAAACTGTTAGATTACATCGCTTAG
- a CDS encoding bifunctional riboflavin kinase/FAD synthetase, which yields MQRVTWPGGATGLERGACVTIGNFDGVHIGHQRLIARVRDRAAGLDLASVAVTFEPHPVRFFTGQKTPPFITSYEQRAELIADLGIEYLLCLEFNHSLAQMPPEEFVRRILVEHLHARELIIGHDYAFGKGRQGNYELLRALGETWGFGVERMDPVTADGVVVSSTCIRKLIESGDVWAARPLLGRFYCVPGTVIHGRGRGGRLLGFPTANLQPAGELFPKTGVYCCWAELHGRIHQAMANVGYNPTFGNDDLSVEVHVLDLDEDLYGQHLTVHFVRRLRGERKFSGLEELKEQIGRDVAQGRTILAAPEARL from the coding sequence ATGCAGCGCGTCACATGGCCCGGCGGGGCCACTGGCCTGGAAAGGGGGGCCTGCGTCACCATCGGCAATTTCGATGGCGTCCACATCGGACACCAGCGGCTCATCGCCCGGGTCCGGGACAGGGCGGCCGGGCTCGACCTGGCATCCGTGGCCGTCACCTTCGAGCCGCACCCGGTGCGCTTTTTTACGGGCCAAAAAACTCCTCCGTTCATTACATCATATGAACAGCGCGCCGAGCTCATCGCCGACCTTGGCATCGAATATCTGCTCTGCCTCGAATTCAATCACTCTCTGGCCCAGATGCCGCCCGAGGAATTTGTGCGCCGGATACTGGTGGAACACCTGCACGCGCGGGAACTGATCATCGGTCATGACTACGCTTTCGGAAAGGGGCGACAGGGTAATTACGAACTGCTGCGGGCCCTGGGTGAAACATGGGGATTTGGCGTAGAGCGGATGGATCCCGTGACGGCGGACGGCGTGGTGGTCAGTTCCACCTGTATCCGCAAGCTGATCGAATCGGGCGACGTCTGGGCCGCACGGCCTCTGCTGGGCCGTTTTTACTGTGTGCCCGGAACCGTGATTCACGGCCGGGGCCGGGGCGGCCGTCTTCTGGGTTTCCCCACGGCCAACCTTCAGCCCGCCGGAGAGCTTTTCCCCAAAACCGGCGTATACTGCTGCTGGGCGGAACTGCATGGCCGAATCCACCAGGCCATGGCCAACGTCGGGTACAATCCCACTTTCGGCAACGACGATCTGTCCGTGGAAGTCCACGTTCTGGATCTGGATGAAGACCTTTACGGCCAGCATCTCACCGTACACTTCGTGCGGCGTCTGCGCGGGGAACGCAAATTTTCCGGGCTCGAGGAACTGAAAGAGCAGATCGGCAGGGATGTCGCCCAAGGGCGGACCATTCTGGCCGCACCCGAAGCCCGGCTCTGA
- a CDS encoding heavy metal translocating P-type ATPase codes for MALSIVHDLPGRIRLRGASREDAHVLSRGRGVRSRAGVLDVRHSAAGVSLLVLYDPSVLERADLLLALHEAFITEPVAGVEMPEEPPQTLTGLFLPLAIRPLMPMGLRQLLALKQAWPRLKKGLGSLIRGALDVDVLDAAAIGLCLLRRDFRTLTSISLLLGLGEFLEQWTRKRSEESLANSLGAQSVKAQLRRGEEEIVIDATALRVGDVVVVRQGQFIPADGVVMDGEGLVDQSLMTGEAALQEKRAGKAVFAGSLLEEGEIFIQATEDGDKTVWRRTLHLLQDAEQRKAGIQGQAERLASRLAPFSLALAALVFLITRDPRRAAAVLLVDYSCAIKLATPLAVLSAMRQATGLGATVRGGRHLEDLAKADAFVFDKTGTLTMASPVVKEIVPYNGWSRVEALRLAACLEEHFPHPVAKAVVHLASEEGLDHAERHATVEYVAAHGVASCLDGQRVLLGSRHFVEEDEEVDVSQMDTVVEAWNTEGRTILYLAVGGELAAGFALEDPARPEAAAVVASLRASGVKRVVMLTGDLEGMAARMAPEIGVTEWISQVLPDDKFRYIKELKEAGYVVAMVGDGMNDAAALAEASVGCCMRQGADMARDAADVVLSTNDLTVLPALRALSVATLGRIRRNFAFIVGINSLLLLGGLFGFSSPALGALLHNSGTIAAALNAIRPYSLPMIPENRQRS; via the coding sequence GTGGCTCTTTCCATCGTTCATGATCTGCCCGGGAGAATACGTCTGCGCGGGGCTTCCCGCGAGGATGCCCATGTATTGAGCCGGGGCCGTGGCGTCCGTTCGCGCGCTGGTGTGCTCGACGTGCGCCACTCCGCCGCCGGTGTGAGTCTTCTGGTCCTGTATGATCCCTCCGTGTTGGAGAGGGCGGACCTGCTGCTGGCTCTGCACGAGGCTTTCATTACCGAGCCGGTTGCGGGTGTGGAGATGCCGGAAGAACCCCCGCAGACCTTGACGGGCCTTTTTCTGCCGCTGGCCATACGGCCGCTCATGCCTATGGGCCTGCGGCAGCTCCTTGCCCTGAAACAGGCTTGGCCCCGGCTGAAAAAAGGGCTGGGCAGCCTGATCCGGGGCGCGCTGGACGTGGATGTGCTGGATGCCGCAGCCATAGGCCTGTGCCTGTTGCGCCGGGATTTCCGGACATTGACGTCCATCAGCCTGTTGCTCGGTCTGGGCGAGTTTCTGGAACAGTGGACCAGAAAGCGCTCTGAAGAGAGCCTGGCCAATTCCTTGGGCGCGCAATCCGTAAAGGCCCAGCTCCGCCGGGGCGAGGAAGAAATCGTGATCGATGCCACGGCGCTTCGCGTGGGCGATGTGGTGGTGGTGCGCCAGGGCCAGTTTATTCCGGCCGATGGCGTGGTCATGGACGGGGAAGGGCTGGTGGATCAGAGCCTCATGACGGGCGAGGCGGCCTTGCAGGAAAAACGAGCGGGCAAGGCCGTCTTTGCCGGTTCTCTGCTGGAGGAAGGCGAGATCTTCATCCAGGCCACTGAAGACGGGGACAAGACCGTGTGGCGGCGGACGCTCCATCTGCTGCAGGACGCCGAACAGCGCAAGGCCGGCATCCAGGGGCAGGCGGAACGTCTGGCCAGCAGGCTGGCGCCCTTCTCCCTGGCGCTGGCAGCTCTGGTCTTCCTTATTACCCGCGACCCGCGGCGGGCCGCTGCGGTGCTTTTGGTGGATTACTCCTGCGCCATCAAACTGGCCACACCTTTGGCGGTGCTTTCGGCCATGCGGCAGGCTACGGGCCTTGGAGCCACGGTGCGGGGGGGCCGCCATCTGGAAGATCTGGCCAAGGCCGATGCCTTTGTTTTCGATAAAACCGGTACTTTGACCATGGCCTCGCCCGTGGTCAAGGAGATCGTCCCCTATAACGGCTGGAGCCGGGTGGAAGCCCTGCGCTTGGCCGCCTGCCTGGAAGAACACTTCCCCCACCCTGTGGCCAAGGCTGTGGTGCATCTGGCCTCTGAAGAGGGATTGGATCATGCCGAGCGCCATGCCACTGTGGAATATGTGGCCGCGCACGGGGTTGCCAGCTGTTTGGACGGGCAGCGGGTGCTTCTGGGCAGCCGGCATTTTGTGGAGGAGGACGAAGAGGTTGATGTGTCCCAGATGGATACTGTGGTCGAGGCCTGGAACACCGAAGGACGAACCATCCTCTATCTGGCCGTGGGAGGAGAGCTGGCGGCCGGTTTCGCTCTGGAGGATCCCGCCCGTCCCGAGGCGGCGGCGGTGGTCGCCAGCTTGCGGGCCTCCGGCGTCAAGCGGGTGGTCATGCTCACGGGAGACCTGGAGGGCATGGCCGCGCGCATGGCTCCGGAAATCGGAGTCACGGAGTGGATTTCCCAGGTCCTGCCCGATGACAAGTTCCGCTACATAAAGGAGTTGAAAGAGGCGGGGTATGTTGTGGCCATGGTCGGGGATGGCATGAACGACGCGGCCGCTCTGGCCGAAGCCTCGGTGGGCTGCTGCATGCGTCAGGGCGCGGACATGGCCCGGGATGCCGCGGATGTCGTCCTGTCCACAAACGATCTGACCGTACTGCCGGCGTTACGGGCCTTGTCCGTGGCGACGCTGGGCCGCATACGGCGCAATTTCGCGTTCATAGTGGGGATCAATTCCCTGCTGCTTCTGGGCGGACTTTTTGGTTTCTCTTCGCCCGCTCTGGGCGCGCTCCTGCACAATTCAGGTACCATCGCCGCCGCCTTGAACGCCATCCGGCCGTACTCCCTGCCCATGATTCCGGAAAACAGACAAAGGAGTTAA
- a CDS encoding helix-turn-helix transcriptional regulator, which translates to MIEDLRATADISESFSLQNHHWSFEQFHISFKKSESAPPAVFEGDGSTCLLIICLDGEVHLNLAQPGTCKDMHIAPGDCALIYSPGNGQRTQRDPACRARFLEVTCPAEKLRALVKDTPLGNALEEAMHNDSPLHLHRPTNPAMIQALNRLRALTSENSGQAKPLALSSILEILWIFAQPEPRPRLSEASLRTAREARSILEANMEQPPHLEALAVRVGVSLSKLKQIFTQAHGMPPYAYLRMIRMERAMHLLRHEGRNVTEAALEVGYSNLSHFSKIFAQHHGLKPSQILRE; encoded by the coding sequence ATGATAGAGGATCTTCGCGCAACAGCCGATATTTCCGAAAGTTTTTCTTTACAGAATCACCACTGGAGCTTTGAACAGTTCCATATTTCGTTCAAAAAATCGGAGTCCGCCCCCCCCGCTGTATTTGAGGGCGACGGCAGCACTTGCCTGCTGATCATATGTCTGGACGGGGAAGTCCACCTCAATCTGGCTCAGCCGGGAACCTGCAAGGACATGCACATCGCGCCGGGCGACTGCGCCCTGATTTACAGCCCGGGAAACGGACAGCGCACACAGCGCGATCCGGCCTGCCGCGCCAGGTTTCTGGAAGTGACCTGCCCGGCGGAAAAACTTCGCGCCCTGGTTAAGGACACGCCACTCGGAAATGCACTGGAAGAAGCCATGCACAACGATTCTCCTCTGCATTTGCACCGGCCCACGAACCCAGCCATGATCCAGGCTCTGAACAGATTACGCGCTCTCACATCGGAAAATTCGGGCCAGGCAAAGCCCTTGGCGCTCTCCAGCATTCTGGAGATACTCTGGATTTTTGCCCAGCCGGAGCCACGCCCCAGGCTTTCGGAGGCATCTTTGCGCACGGCCCGGGAAGCCCGCTCCATTCTGGAGGCCAACATGGAGCAACCGCCGCATCTGGAAGCCCTGGCCGTACGCGTCGGCGTGAGCCTGTCCAAACTCAAACAGATCTTCACCCAGGCGCACGGCATGCCACCATACGCCTATCTGCGCATGATCCGCATGGAGCGGGCGATGCATCTCCTGCGGCACGAAGGCCGGAACGTCACCGAGGCAGCCCTGGAAGTCGGCTACTCCAATCTGAGCCATTTTTCCAAAATCTTCGCGCAGCATCACGGCCTCAAGCCTTCGCAGATTCTCAGGGAATAA
- a CDS encoding BREX system ATP-binding domain-containing protein — MDQKIVATQVVESLRKGIPPQRGVDLYSVGNEKLMEGVKKFHLNGIADRGIIRFVSGSWGAGKTHFFRQLREAAFHGDCLVSNVELDVSSAALNKFQSVFAAIVRQIATPSYYAGHATLEAAPFGTVVRESLAWLATGSRQIGDEIPYEQYTKAGELLMSDRGIDIDFKKMIQKYWETFLPEAPDPAAIEQTRGEILQWFSGEGTVGAFRKRFGVSKIVSKDNAKLMLQSLAAFVRLSGFKGLLILFDEAEQAYSVMRKSALREAHNNLLSLINNIESLPGLFLIYATTPDFFSDPKHGIVVYGALSGRIGKPEERHPRALDTIWNLDAVETKLDDYQEAARKIRAVYAMVYPEADSTLPSESTVADKVAELFRIHPSLAAVRFWRLLVTALISDFDDHMEGEPRETEKLYDDVMDRLRED, encoded by the coding sequence GTGGATCAAAAAATCGTCGCAACCCAGGTGGTGGAGTCGCTCCGCAAGGGCATTCCACCTCAGCGCGGAGTCGATCTCTATTCCGTGGGCAACGAGAAGCTCATGGAAGGCGTCAAGAAATTCCACCTGAATGGAATCGCGGATCGTGGCATTATTCGCTTTGTCAGCGGCTCGTGGGGCGCGGGCAAGACTCACTTTTTTCGCCAGCTTCGCGAGGCGGCGTTTCATGGCGATTGTCTGGTTTCCAATGTCGAACTGGATGTAAGCAGCGCGGCTTTGAACAAGTTTCAAAGCGTATTCGCCGCCATCGTCCGCCAGATCGCCACACCGTCCTATTACGCCGGACACGCGACTCTTGAGGCCGCGCCATTCGGTACGGTGGTTCGTGAATCCTTGGCCTGGCTCGCCACGGGTTCCCGCCAGATCGGCGACGAAATCCCCTACGAACAATATACCAAGGCTGGCGAGTTATTGATGTCCGACCGCGGCATCGATATCGACTTCAAGAAGATGATTCAGAAGTACTGGGAAACCTTCCTGCCGGAAGCCCCCGATCCCGCCGCAATCGAACAAACGCGCGGCGAAATTCTCCAGTGGTTCAGCGGCGAAGGTACCGTCGGCGCCTTTCGCAAGCGGTTCGGAGTCAGCAAAATTGTTTCAAAGGATAACGCCAAGCTTATGCTTCAGTCGCTTGCGGCGTTCGTCCGTCTCTCCGGTTTCAAGGGATTGCTGATCCTGTTCGACGAGGCGGAACAAGCCTATTCCGTCATGCGCAAATCGGCATTGCGCGAAGCCCACAACAACCTTCTATCGCTCATCAACAATATCGAATCGCTTCCCGGTCTTTTCCTGATCTATGCCACCACGCCAGACTTCTTCTCGGACCCCAAGCACGGCATCGTCGTCTATGGCGCGCTTTCCGGAAGAATCGGTAAACCCGAGGAGCGCCATCCCCGCGCATTGGATACCATTTGGAACCTGGACGCCGTTGAAACCAAGCTCGATGACTATCAGGAGGCTGCCCGGAAGATACGAGCTGTCTATGCAATGGTGTATCCGGAGGCCGATTCAACCTTGCCGTCCGAATCTACCGTCGCGGACAAGGTGGCTGAACTGTTCCGCATCCATCCTTCCCTTGCCGCTGTCCGGTTCTGGCGGCTGCTCGTGACGGCGCTCATCTCCGACTTCGACGACCACATGGAAGGCGAGCCCCGGGAAACAGAGAAACTCTACGATGACGTGATGGACCGCCTCCGGGAGGATTAA